A portion of the Erinaceus europaeus unplaced genomic scaffold, mEriEur2.1 scaffold_492, whole genome shotgun sequence genome contains these proteins:
- the PSMA2 gene encoding proteasome subunit alpha type-2: MAERGYSFSLTTFSPSGKLVQIEYALAAVAGGAPSVGIKAANGVVLATEKKQKSILYDERSVHKVEPITKHIGLVYSGMGPDYRVLVHRARKLAQQYYLVYQEPIPTAQLVQRVASVMQEYTQSGGVRPFGVSLLICGWNEGRPYLFQSDPSGAYFAWKATAMGKNYVNGKTFLEKRYNEDLELEDAIHTAILTLKESFEGQMTEDNIEVGICNEAGFRRLTPTEVKDYLAAIA, translated from the exons cccATCTGGTAAACTTGTTCAGATTGAATATGCTTTGGCTGCTGTAGCTGGAGGAGCCCCTTCCGTGGGAATTAAAG cggcAAATGGTGTGGTGTTAGCAAcggagaagaaacagaaatccATTCTGTATGATGAGCGGAGCGTACACAAAGTAGAGCCGATCACTAAGCACATAGGCTTGGTGTACAGTGGCATGGGCCCAGACTACAG AGTGCTTGTGCATAGAGCTCGGAAATTAGCTCAGCAATATTATCTTGTTTACCAAGAACCCATCCCCACAGCTCAGCTGGTACAGAGAGTCGCTTCTGTGATGCAAGAGTATACCCAATCAGG TGGTGTTCGTCCATTTGGAGTTTCTTTACTCATTTGTGGCTGGAATGAGGGGAGACCATATTTATTTCAGTCTGATCCATCT GGAGCATACTTTGCCTGGAAAGCCACAGCAATGGGAAAGAACTACGTGAACGGGAAAACTTTCCTTGAGAAAAG atataaTGAAGATCTGGAACTTGAAGATGCTATTCACACAGCCATTTTAACCCTAAAG GAAAGCTTTGAAGGGCAGATGACAGAAGATAACATCGAAGTTGGGATCTGTAATGAAGCCGGGTTCAGAAGGCTCACTCCAACTGAAGTTAAGGATTATTTGGCTGCCATAGCATAA